TAGGGAGAATGAGAGTGAAATGAAGAAGGCATAGTTGTTTTTTATAGTGCAGTTTACAAACGAATATACAAATGGAGgaaggaaaattttttttataatatatacccttattagtcatttcacatatcaacaacAACAACTAAATATGATTTTACTAAACTCTTAATATAAATCAGCTATCAACTAACAGTAACAGCTCTCAGCTAACAATTATCAGCTGTgttcaacagttaaaccaaataGGGCCTTAGTTGCTTATCAGTTATTAGCTCAATTTTCTAAAAGTTATCAAACACATTAGTTCACCTGTTTGGGTGTCAATTAACAATCAGCTATACTCAAAAGGTAAACCAAACACTCCCTAAAGAGGTAAAGTGATAACTGATAGAGTAACTATCAACTGTATTTTCTATCAGCTCTATAATAGTAGCCGTTCATGAACTATTgtgtaattttttattatttgataagAATACCCTTAATTCTAATCCTAATTAAACAAATTCATACATCTATAATACTGGCATTGATttgtttcttttttattttattttattttataatatcatCATTTATAAGTtaggttttaaatttttttatttttattagtgatataaaacacaaaatatttatttattatgaaaatacAAATTTTTTGCGTGTAAAATTTAATACTATAAGATTTTTTTCTAATATAATTAATGTTTTTGTTTCAAGAAAAAATATAATTACTATATTATTTTACAATTACATTTTTaaaaactatttaatttttatttattaataaaataaattatataaacataataaaataataatattatatttattttaataacaaaataaattatGCAATATAATAAATTGTatattgaattaataaatttaatatatatatatatatatatatattcttatccATCATtacacataattttattaaacattTTATATAAATCAGTTATTAACTATCAGTTATCAACTAATGATAATCGCTATTAACCGTAAATTTTCAGTTACATCAAATGTTAAACAAAACATGTCCTGGAAATCTAATTTAGAAATACATGATGGGGTCTCTGGTTTTTTATTTGCAAAAGAGAAATACATGAGttcaagagagagaaaatgaaggagagAAGAGAGATAGAAAGAAAGGATTAACTTTAAAAATAAAGAtgataataaaaagagataaaaaaaaagattaattttaaaaataaagatgATAATAGAAAGAGTACATGGGCAATAATCATTcatgtgaatttaaatttaattaatattatctcatacatttaatttattattatttaaaaatatttaaatttatatactttaattaataatttatataaaaatatttttactaataatttatattaaaaatttaagcattgcttttttgtttttttgaaataaccaaaaaaaaattttgctaaaaaaatatttattaaggaAAATCCAATTCCGCACAGCGAAATTTCCTTTCCTTTGCCACTAAGTTTTTATTTTGGGTATCCTTTTGATCGTTCCGGTCCCTCCCCTTCCTCTCACGTTGAGGGCGTGGGATTCCAAACCTTGTCCTGACGCTGACGAGTTCTGTCTTCTGTGTACTCAGTCGGAGAAATGGATTGGAATTTGAGGTTCCGGACCAAACCAAAGTCACCCCTTTtcattttcaataataataacaacaacagtCTGTAACCCAACTGCCCAAACTACCTCATTAATATCATATTGTTTGTTGGGACTCCATTTCCCTTCTTCTCCTCCTTTTCTGGTGCTTGATGTGTTTCTGAACAACCCAAGTGCTGCTTCATTAGCTCTGCAAACTGTGAGTATCCTTTTACCTTACGTATTCCTTACTTGGGTTTTTCTTCTTTTATGATTTCATTTCTGGTTGATTCTTCTTATTGATTTTTTTATGCAAATTCCTCTTCTCGATTTGTTCTTACACTTTTGTTACCTATTAGCTATAATGGAGTTCTTTTGGTTGTCTCTACTTATCTACATTCTAGGAATTTACCTGGCATCCTGTTTTTTAAGACTGCTTCTGCTTATAATTTTGCTTAAATTGTTATTCAATGGAGGGGGAAGGTGAAGCGTGAGGTTGAACTCCTGATTATATACATTAATGGCCAGCTACATGATTACTATCCTTCTGGTCCAATTTCTCATTCCCATTTGTTGATTCTCAATCCCTCATAACCCATCCAATAATTTGTGGTCACAGTTATCATTTTTCCGCAGCAGTTTTAGTATGCTATCTTAATATGTGGGTCTAGATGACCCACATAATTGCTTGAACAAGTAATTGATTCTACTTTGGGATTTTTTTAATAGTTTATCCTGTTTGTTTTCAATAAATTATATGGCATATCTTGTACGAAGGGTCTAACGACTTAATAGCCCCATGTACCAGTTGATTGTCATCATTATGCGTAGCCAAGGACTATGCTTTCTGTTAACACTGACTGAATGGTGTATTTTGTGTAGTTTGGTGTTCCAGCAAACCAATATGGTCGATTTGCCTTTCCCTCCTGGTCTTGTATCCATCATGGACACTGTCAGCCCAACCTGGCTGACAACCATCTTTTTTGGTATCATTATGTGCATAATTGTAAGTATGCCGGTTATATTATGTAAATTTCTGTGTGTAACTGGTAAACTTTTTTAATCAAGTCATAATAAGTACTTTGTGGCCTTGTAGCCTAAACTATGACAGGTTAGGGTGTTATATCATGACATATTTCATGAGAAACATGTCTATGCTTTTTACTTGATACTGGAATAGAGTTCATCATATCTTGTCGTGGGACAGTCTTTGTAATTCCAAGATTCAATGTTGTCTTGTAAGAGCTGTTGGGCTATATGATGGGTGGTTGTGAATTTAGATTTTAACTACAGATTAAAGCACTAATTGGGAGAAGTTCAAAaggataaaaattttatatatgccCCTTTGTTATGAACATTAATACCTCTTAGGGTCTATTTGTTATTGCTCTTAAAACTGCTATGAAAAAAAACACTTTTTTAAATGTATTAGTTAGaaggtattaaaaattaatttaaaattaaatttaatatattatagtcataataacttaaaaaaaaaacaaaaaactttttccaaattacttttttaaataacattccaaattgttttttttttaatttttaattttttttattttttatcttctTCTTTGAAATGCTTTTTTAACCCGTGACCTCAACGCCAAATGGGGCCTTAATGGTACAAGAACACAATAGTAACTTGGATTACTAATCTGAGCACTTCctctccattttggctatttcaaAAGTTTACTCATCAGCTAATGAATTTCTGGCTAAATCTAAGAGATGTAACTCCCTACATTTTTATGGTATTGTCAAAAAGTGAAATTGTTCTGTTTGAATCCCTTAAAAAATAATACAAtggaatggtttttttttttttttttttggtttatgGTTTAGTCTAATATCTAGTATGCTAAGTGCCTCAACCTTGTGGCATTCTCTCCCATTCTTTGTTTAACATTATTGGTTTGAAATGGAGAGGTTTTAGTGGCAGGAAAATGAGTTTTTTGGATTTTTCTTTTTAGTTATTTCATGGAGTCTTTGGATAGAAAGAAATGAATGTATCTAAAAAATTGGAGTTTGTCCTTTAGTTTGTTATGGGACAAGCTAACAAGGTGGGGTTTTTGGCTTCTATGAGGGCACGTACTTCTGCAATTTTTTTTTggagggggagggggggggggggggggggtgcatTTCTTCGAatatcatttaacttggttggagGGTATTAATCTTAGCTTGTGTTTTATGTTCTTGCTTGTAGTTTTTTAGAAGGTTCCCTTGTTTTCATAGTGTATTTTACTTCACTATTTCCTTAATAGAATTTCTTTCCTTATTAAAAAAAGGCCTAATGAAAAATAAacttatattttactttttttcaattttattcaaaacttttaattttggCAATTTTATCCAAATCGCCAAAAGTTGTTGAAATTCTATCTAATTTTTACCTACCGAATCTTCAACTCTATTTATTGACTTGTCTATGGCTACCAATGAAGATCCAATCTTACCATTACCATAAACTcctcttgaatttcatttttgtaCCCATGGGCCATCAATTGGTGGCGAGATTTGGTAGCAGTGAGAAGAGAGAGTGGACAAACAAATCACCTCGATTTGGCCAAATGGGTAAGTATTTTAATGCATTATGACAAACAAACCGCCCTGATTTGGCCaaatggctaagtttttaatgcaTTATGGATATCAAAATGAAGTTTGGGTAGTATTGGTAATAGTTGTGGGATTGGATCATCGTGAGTGGTTGTGGATTCAGTCATAAAATGGAGTTGAAGAATCAATTGGAAAAAATGAGATAGAATTGCAATAACTTTGGCAATTTGGATAAAATTGCCAAAATTAAATGTTTaggataaaattgaaaaaaatgaaaaagtttgcattttttttaatcatgaagCCTTAAaaaaccacaagtttcacatctaTAATATCTTTTAATTGTGTTCTGTTTGATGCTTGAAGGTTTATAAATTAACAGGTTTTCTTAGCCCCTTGTGCTTCAAAGGATATGACAAACTCAGCAAAGCAGAACAAATTGAATGGAACAACcggtagaatttttttttcttgtcaaTTCCTCTCAATGTTTATGAagattttttttgtaaaattcttgCTGTATGCAAGTATAAAAATTGAATGCTTTAATTGTGCAGGGGTTTCTCTACATTTCATGCTCTTATTGTTGCTTCAGCTTCTTTCTACCTCCTGCTGTTATCAGGTCTTTTTGATGAGGATTCTCAAGATGAGTTAATCATTAATAGAAACTCAATTGTATCAAACTCTGTATTGGGGGTAAGCTGCTGTAGAAAAAGGCAATACTATATTCCTTTGTCATAATTTCAAGATTTTTGGCTAATTAATTTGACATGTTTGCAGTTTTctgaattaagttttttttttttttttttttttttttttgggaaaatAAGATCTGACGTCATGTGTTCACTGTATAATTTCTGTTCTGTTGATGGTATGCTTAACGTGTGATTTTCACCGTAATGACGTGGATCAATTTTCATGCTGAAGACATTGCTCACTCTATTGCATGCCTGGATTTGTGTTTGTGCACATATTTATGCATGTAAAGTTAGTGGCAAATCTAGAAAATTGTCCTTAGGGATCCTGGTATATGTGCACAGATGCACTTCTACATAAAAAGATAATACACCCTATATGTAAATGCCAACAAGAATAAACAAATGAACATCTACcgcattatttttttattaaaaagacgTTCTTTATGCAATTCTTGATGTGAATACGTGATTTTTTACCTGCAGTGTCTTTTAAGTTAGTTATAACTCAATCCATCTAAACCAAGCATAGCTTGGAGCTGGGGAAAAGCTTAATTGAATGTATCAATCTTCTATACTTCTCATTAGGGTTTTATAGGGACAGTGTGGGTAAGTGCCTCAGTTCTTTGATTCCTCAATTTGATAGTAAAGTCTACTATTGGCTGGTTCAAATGTTTTACTGTCAGTTAAAAAAGTTAGTTATACTGCTGTTTTTGAAGAACAGTTCTTCTGATTGTGAAACACATCATGTACAATTTATCCAATATAGATTGGTTAAAGAGGACAACTCTTCTTGCTATATCATGCATGATTGCAAAGATCAGTGAAATTTTTATAggaatgaaaaatataaaaaattattagttaACATGGTGTTCAATTGGAACTTGTGGAAATTTTAGTTTCATCAAGAACAGGTTTATTAATTTGGATACAAAAATAATCTGTACATATTTCTATATACTTGTTTTCTCGCGTACCTAACTAGAGTAATTAGGTCACTTTCTATCGGGTGCCATTTAGTGACATTtgcttcaatattttttttttatctttgtaCAGATCTCAGTTGGCTATTTTCTGGCAGACTTGGCAATGATTCTTTGGAATTTCCCAGCTTTGGGTGGGCTGGAGTATGTAAGTAAAAAATTTACATGCTTGATCTTTGGCAAATATTATATTCGCTGTTGTTCGGAGACTTAAAACTATCTACTCTTTTCCCAGTGAAAaagaaaagagttgagaaatatgtgcaACATTGGTTTGAAATCTGAATTTCCCATGAAGTCAAGTTGACTTAAGTAGTCTGATTTTGTTTCCAGAGATTCAAATGGGCTAGTTTATTAACAATGTTCATGTCCTTCATTTCTTTAAGGTCCTGCACCATGGACTATCGATGTATTCAATGTTTCTCTCCCTCATAAGTGGTCAAGGACAGATTTACATACTAATGGTTCTCTTCTCTGAGGCCACAactccttttgtaaatttaagaTGGTAAAGTTGCCATTCACAAGTTTTTgaattccattttattttttttttatccataTTAATTTATTATGCTAAATGCAAATTTAGGTACTTGGATGTTGCTGGTAAGAAGAGCTCTAAAATGTACATCTGCAATGGAGTTTTATTGTTCCTAGGGTGGTTGGTACTGTCTAACATACCCAAATTCTTAGTCATTTACTCATTTTGAGTTCGCTTGCAATAGTTGCACATAAAATGATTGATCGGCATTAGCAATTCTCTGCTTGATTATAAACAGCAGAGTTTGTTTAACATGCCATTTAAGCCACTGCATTCAAGGCTATTAATATTGGCGATGATGACCTTTCTTTTCCAAGAAATTTTGTTTGCATGACAATATGGGGATTGTAATTTCCAAATTTGCATTGAATGCATGACTGCAAAAAGCTATGAACGTTTGCCTCCTTCAAGTTCAAAGACAGTCAGAAAGATGTACAATGTTTTTGTACGTGAGACTGCCCAACTTTTCCTCATGGAGTGTGCTGTGAGAGATTAAGAGGAGACCTTCTGAGAAAGAACAGTTGCCTGATTCCTTCCTTAGGTATCTTAGAAAATCTAGTGTTCTCTGTTATTAGTGAGAGATGGTTCAATAGTCTTATTACTGTGATTTATTTTTGTTGAGATAGCCCAGCTGAGCCAGTCGACATCGTTTTTGTATAGAAGCTGGCTCTATTTTGCTAATTAACCTTCATCTCCCCCCTTAATGTGGGGGGAAGATGGTAAAAGGTATAGTAAAAGAAGATGAAAAGCATGTTACTTCTTCCCCCCTTTCTCAATAAATATGTTTtcttataaagaaaataaaaaaaaaaagaaaaagatccaTCTTCTTCTGCATGACTTCTTTAGGTACAAAATACTTTGTTGGAATTCAACGCATACATTGGTGACATGATAAGGAACTAACCAAGATTAGGTTTCTAATCTTTTCCTTACTGCTGGAAGCTTACTGTAATTTTGTTATGCTTTATCTTTTGTTTCATCACACTTGTTTATTGCTGCTGAATGATGTTGACAAGGACTGTTGATGTTGTTAGGTAGCAAGGATTCTTCTGTTCATCTGCTTATTCACTCACATGTTCATCCACTTTGATCAGGCAAGTGGTACATTTGGTTTGACCCTAAAGAGTCAAGCTGAAACAGTGAAAGCTTatatcttaaaattttttttccccTATGGGCTTGAACAAGGTTTAAGACCGATattcagtttaaaaaaaaaatgttaagacCAATGTGGAAATCATAATAAAAAACCTTATTGGTTTGCTTTCAATCTATACATTTATATCAGGGACTATGAGACACTACTTAACAAATCAGAACTCTGTGTGATATGCCCACAAAGATATAGTGTACAATTATTTTGCTTAACCTGCTAAAGTAAATTTGTGGAATCATTATACTTCGCTTCATTTTTTGTTCCTTTTACAAATGAGAAAGCATGATACTAGGAAGCCTTTTCAGGATATTCAGTGCATATATATCATGAGAGATGACTGAATTTTATGCTTGCCATCAACTTACAGCAACCTtcttcctttatccgggcttgagaCCGGCTAGTTTTGCTAAGCTCACAGAGTTGGGATAAAAAGCAAATGCAATGAAAACATTGGATTTTATCTCATTTTCCCCTGATTTGGTTTCTTTTTCCTTGTTTTAGGTGAAGAAAATATTTCCTTTGGGTTTCTATAGCATACTCTCAGCGGCACCTATAATGGCAGTGATGAATGTGGTTTGGTTTTGGAAGATAGCAAAAGGTTTGATTAAAACTCTTTCTAGAACAAAAAGACACAGTCAGTGATTTTGTTCCAATGGTGGCTTTGCACTTCATATTCTGTATTAAAAGataggaattaattttggaacagCAATTATTGTGAATGGTTAATGCTGTGCTTTAGACATAGTAATTATTGTTCTAGCAAATGTACATTTCATTTGATTCTtaatctttttttcttttaattaattttaaaagaagATAGCTCATTTGATCTTAAGAGTATGCTTGGatcaaatgaacatagaatttattTAGTTTGTGAATGAATTTCACATTTGACATCTTATAgaattcattttaaaattttagcttTCCTAATTAAAAACCTTGTTAGTTTAGAATTGGAGGAAAGCTTAGTTTTGCCCTAGAATTCTTTGTTCATGCTCAAATAAgtccatttttaatttttttaataactttCTATTTAAGTTTAAATAGActtaattttaagaaaaaaaaattaaaataatatatatttttaatttttaatagtaaaaaatattaatatattttgtgaaaaaattattattattataaaatattaaaattaattagaaaaattattattttaatctttTGTCAAA
This is a stretch of genomic DNA from Hevea brasiliensis isolate MT/VB/25A 57/8 chromosome 12, ASM3005281v1, whole genome shotgun sequence. It encodes these proteins:
- the LOC110631892 gene encoding uncharacterized protein LOC110631892 isoform X2, producing MVDLPFPPGLVSIMDTVSPTWLTTIFFGIIMCIIVYKLTGFLSPLCFKGYDKLSKAEQIEWNNRGFSTFHALIVASASFYLLLLSGLFDEDSQDELIINRNSIVSNSVLGISVGYFLADLAMILWNFPALGGLEYVLHHGLSMYSMFLSLISGQGQIYILMVLFSEATTPFVNLRWYLDVAGKKSSKMYICNGVLLFLGWLVARILLFICLFTHMFIHFDQVKKIFPLGFYSILSAAPIMAVMNVVWFWKIAKGLIKTLSRTKRHSQ
- the LOC110631892 gene encoding uncharacterized protein LOC110631892 isoform X1, yielding MKIQSYHYHKLLLNFIFVPMGHQLVARFGSSEKREWTNKSPRFGQMGFLSPLCFKGYDKLSKAEQIEWNNRGFSTFHALIVASASFYLLLLSGLFDEDSQDELIINRNSIVSNSVLGISVGYFLADLAMILWNFPALGGLEYVLHHGLSMYSMFLSLISGQGQIYILMVLFSEATTPFVNLRWYLDVAGKKSSKMYICNGVLLFLGWLVARILLFICLFTHMFIHFDQVKKIFPLGFYSILSAAPIMAVMNVVWFWKIAKGLIKTLSRTKRHSQ